From a single Oncorhynchus nerka isolate Pitt River linkage group LG11, Oner_Uvic_2.0, whole genome shotgun sequence genomic region:
- the LOC115137774 gene encoding solute carrier family 13 member 2-like — translation MVVCLTGLWRYRNYLVIFLTPLLILPLPIIVGGPEASCGYVIILTALYWCTECMPLAVTGLLPVILFPMMGIMESSEVCTQYMKDSNMLFVGGLLMATAVEHWNLHKRIALRVLLLVGVKPALLMMGFMGTTAFLSMWIGNTASTAMMLPISNAVLKQLCDTEAQAEEREMDLISLRGAGPGTGIPKGQDNQAFDMDDGCTTECTKDVKPMKNGIQLEPEPEVEESPEARERRLKREAKYLKLDKGMSLSVCYAASIGGTATLTGTAPNLILKGQVDELFPGNGDIINFASWFGFSFPNMVLMLIISWLWLQFMYLGCNMKKSFGCGTNKDGDKEAYGVIKNEYKKLGSVSFAEGCILVLFVLLVLLWFTREPGFMPGWAAVLFNKDKPYVTDGTVAMLMSTLFFVIPSQLPRCGGYSEDVSPSKTLHCPLDARMTRGGESMSPTNQLIPDPPRHDGDDDRRAPPEQAGEPTSAEVVTPCQLTFFRLTSGLSQWLGESLAPLQSIPPIAISFLLSLLIATFTECSSNVATTTLFLPILASMAVAIKLHPLYVMLPCTICASLAFMLPVATPPNAIAFSYGNLKVMDMAKAGFVLNIIGVITINIALNTWGTAMFNLNTFPDWANVTTIPTP, via the exons ATGGTGGTGTGTCTGACTGGGCTATGGAGGTATCGGAATTACCTGGTCATATTCCTCACCCCACTGTTGATTCTACCTCTACCCATAATAGTTGGGGGACcg gaGGCTAGTTGTGGCTATGTGATCATCCTGACGGCCCTGTATTGGTGTACAGAGTGTATGCCCCTGGCTGTGACTGGTCTGCTGCCTGTCATCCTCTTCCCTATGATGGGCATTATGGAGTCAAGTGAG GTGTGTACCCAGTACATGAAGGATTCTAACATGCTGTTCGTCGGAGGGCTGTTGATGGCTACAGCTGTGGAACACTGGAACCTTCACAAACGCATCGCCCTCAGAGTACTGCTCCTAGTAGGGGTGAAGCCTGCCCT TCTGATGATGGGCTTCATGGGCACCACAGCCTTCCTGTCCATGTGGATCGGTAACACAGCCTCCACTGCCATGATGCTGCCCATCTCTAATGCTGTGCTGAAGCAGCTGTGTGACACAGAGGcccaggcagaggagagggagatggacctGATCTCCCTCAGGGGGGCCGGGCCCGGGACTGGGATACCTAAGGGCCAGGACAACCAAGCCTTTGATATGG ATGATGGATGTACTACTGAATGTACAAAGGATGTCAAGCCCATGAAGAATGGAATTCAGTTAG AGCCCGAGCCAGAGGTGGAGGAGAGTCCGGAGGCGAGGGAGAGGAGGCTAAAGAGGGAGGCTAAGTACCTGAAACTGGATAAAGGCATGAGTCTCAGTGTGTGTTACGCTGCCAGCATCGGAGGAACAGCCACCCTCACCGGCACCGCCCCGAACCTCATCCTCAAAGGACAGGTCGACGA ACTGTTCCCAGGAAATGGAGACATCATCAACTTTGCCAGCTGGTTTGGTTTCTCCTTCCCCAACATGGTTCTGATGCTGATCATCTCCTGGCTGTGGCTGCAGTTTATGTACCTGGGCTGCAA CATGAAGAAGTCGTTTGGCTGTGGAACGAATAAAGATGGTGACAAGGAGGCGTACGGGGTGATAAAGAATGAGTATAAGAAGCTGGGCAGTGTGTCCTTCGCTGAGGGCTGCATCCTGGTGCTGTTTGTCCTGCTGGTCCTGCTCTGGTTCACCAGAGAACCAGGCTTCATGCCCGGCTGGGCCGCTGTGCTCTTCAACAAGGACAAACC GTATGTCACTGATGGCACAGTGGCCATGCTGATGTCAACGCTGTTCTTTGTGATCCCATCCCAACTACCCAGATGTGGCGGGTACTCTGaggatg TATCTCCCTCTAAGACTCTGCACTGTCCTCTCGATGCCAGGATGACCCGAGGAGGGGAGAGTATGAGCCCAACGAATCAGCTTATCCCGGACCCCCCTCGGCAC gacggtgacgacgaccgccgagcaccgcccgaacaggcaggggagccaacttcggcggaagtcgtgacaccatgtcagctaacattttttagattg ACGTCTGGTCTGTCTCAGTGGCTAGGAGAAAGTCTGGCCCCCCTGCAGTCCATCCCTCCCATTGCCATCTCtttcctcctgtctctactcaTCGCCACTTTCACTGAGTGCTCCAGCAACGTAGCTACTACCACATTGTTCCTGCCTATACTGGCCTCTATG GCCGTAGCCATTAAGCTCCACCCGCTGTACGTCATGCTGCCCTGCACCATCTGTGCCTCGCTGGCCTTCATGTTGCCGGTGGCCACACCCCCTAACGCCATCGCCTTCTCCTATGGCAACCTCAAAGTCATGGACATG GCGAAGGCTGGATTCGTGCTGAACATTATTGGTGTCATCACCATCAACATCGCCCTGAACACCTGGGGAACAGCTATGTTCAATCTCAACACCTTCCCTGACTGGGCCAATGTTACCACCATACCCACCCCCTGA